In a genomic window of Porphyromonadaceae bacterium W3.11:
- a CDS encoding adenylyltransferase/cytidyltransferase family protein — translation MFSGKLIVYTSGTFDMFHYNHLRMINYARALADILIVGVSTDELVKSYKSPPIIPFAERIQIIEGLTAPDIVIPQHSLDHTDLVKKLNVDAFVVGDDWTGKYDYLKNQGVEVFYFPYGDGASSTNIKEAVVESYKSKVLRESAVKPNPTEAGEEPIIKSLKNIKNE, via the coding sequence ATGTTTAGTGGAAAGCTAATAGTTTATACATCTGGAACATTTGATATGTTTCATTATAATCACCTAAGAATGATTAATTATGCAAGAGCACTTGCAGATATATTAATAGTAGGTGTCAGTACCGATGAATTGGTAAAGAGTTATAAGTCTCCCCCAATCATCCCCTTTGCTGAAAGAATACAAATTATTGAAGGACTGACAGCACCCGACATTGTGATTCCACAGCATTCTCTGGATCATACTGATTTAGTCAAAAAACTAAATGTAGATGCGTTTGTCGTTGGAGATGACTGGACAGGTAAGTATGATTACCTGAAGAATCAAGGTGTAGAGGTTTTCTATTTCCCTTATGGTGATGGGGCTTCAAGTACAAATATAAAGGAGGCGGTTGTTGAGTCTTACAAATCAAAAGTATTACGTGAGAGTGCAGTGAAGCCTAATCCTACCGAAGCAGGAGAAGAACCAATCATTAAAAGTCTTAAGAATATCAAAAATGAATGA
- a CDS encoding SDR family oxidoreductase: MNDSVLITGGTKGIGYAAAKALATSPNVESLFLTFHSDEEGAENAISELSKSYPEKKIYKLRLDVSSTSAPDLLLKGMQEVEFIPSMVCFNANLTDRSPLEEISPENWLRLFQANIHFPVQTIQLLLQYMGRNGLFVFTGSMMAIEPHSVSLGYGVTKSAIHGMVKNLVKHLEPYQHRVVGIAPGFVDTEWQKTKPEAIRKSIESKVALHRFSTPEEVGVLFLNVLENKYFNGDILTISGGYSYR, encoded by the coding sequence ATGAATGACTCTGTTCTAATCACTGGAGGCACAAAAGGTATTGGCTATGCAGCAGCTAAGGCTCTAGCTACTTCTCCGAATGTAGAAAGTCTATTTCTGACCTTCCATTCGGATGAGGAGGGTGCGGAGAACGCCATCTCTGAATTATCAAAGTCTTATCCAGAAAAAAAGATATATAAGCTGAGACTGGATGTATCATCGACTTCGGCTCCTGATCTGTTATTGAAAGGTATGCAAGAGGTGGAATTTATTCCCAGCATGGTATGCTTTAATGCCAACCTGACGGATCGCTCACCTTTGGAGGAAATATCGCCTGAGAATTGGTTACGACTATTTCAAGCTAATATCCACTTCCCTGTACAAACCATCCAACTCTTACTCCAATACATGGGACGCAATGGACTGTTTGTATTCACTGGCTCTATGATGGCGATAGAACCCCACTCTGTCTCCCTCGGATATGGAGTAACTAAGAGTGCTATACATGGTATGGTAAAAAACTTAGTGAAGCATCTGGAGCCTTATCAGCATAGAGTGGTAGGTATTGCACCGGGCTTTGTGGATACAGAATGGCAGAAAACCAAGCCTGAAGCTATTCGTAAGAGCATTGAGTCAAAGGTAGCTCTTCATCGCTTTTCTACTCCAGAAGAGGTGGGAGTACTTTTCCTAAATGTATTAGAAAATAAATATTTTAATGGTGACATACTCACAATATCTGGTGGGTATTCATATAGATAA
- the pdxA gene encoding 4-hydroxythreonine-4-phosphate dehydrogenase PdxA: MNNNKIKIGITHGDYNGIGYEVILKTLSDQRILELFTPVIYGSTQLFNYHKKSLGIDINAPLNVIAHTDEITDGSINLIPVNESGIEVHVQYGDASRAAGCLASRALIDARQDLMGGAIDAVVTAPINKDTIQSKDFDFNGHTEFFSEPFKGSKEPTMIFKCGELRVALVTMHHPFVEVSHQLTLDRLEKSIFGLERTLQQDFGILKPRIAVLGLNPHAGENGLLGNEEQAVITPAINKAWHNGSLVFGPFPADGFWGSGSYKHYDAVLAMYHDQGLIPFKLLAMNDGVNITAGLPIIRTSPDHGTAYDIAGKGIANENSLRNAIYSAIDMHKNREIYKEVTAHPLRKRYVERGADNVRLDFSKSDDDML, translated from the coding sequence ATGAATAATAATAAGATAAAGATTGGAATTACTCATGGTGACTACAATGGCATAGGCTATGAAGTAATCCTCAAAACACTTTCTGATCAGCGGATACTGGAGTTATTTACTCCGGTTATCTACGGATCAACACAGCTCTTTAACTATCATAAGAAGAGCTTGGGAATTGATATTAATGCACCTCTGAATGTTATTGCTCATACCGATGAGATCACGGATGGGTCCATCAATCTAATCCCTGTAAATGAGTCAGGGATTGAGGTACATGTACAGTATGGAGATGCATCCAGAGCTGCAGGTTGCTTAGCATCACGTGCTCTAATAGATGCTAGACAAGACTTAATGGGTGGTGCTATAGATGCTGTAGTTACGGCTCCTATTAATAAAGATACTATTCAAAGCAAGGACTTTGACTTTAATGGCCATACAGAGTTTTTCTCTGAGCCGTTTAAGGGCTCAAAAGAACCGACAATGATATTTAAATGTGGTGAGCTCAGAGTAGCATTGGTAACGATGCACCATCCCTTTGTAGAGGTCTCTCATCAATTGACACTAGACAGACTTGAAAAGTCTATCTTTGGATTGGAACGTACTTTGCAACAAGATTTTGGTATTCTAAAGCCTCGCATCGCAGTACTAGGGCTAAACCCACATGCTGGCGAAAATGGGTTATTAGGGAATGAAGAGCAAGCCGTTATCACTCCAGCAATTAATAAAGCATGGCATAATGGATCCTTAGTATTTGGCCCATTTCCAGCAGATGGCTTTTGGGGAAGTGGTAGCTATAAGCATTACGATGCTGTCTTGGCGATGTATCATGACCAAGGTCTGATCCCATTCAAGTTACTTGCTATGAACGATGGGGTGAATATTACAGCTGGATTACCCATCATTCGGACTTCTCCGGACCATGGTACAGCATACGACATTGCTGGGAAAGGGATTGCTAATGAGAATTCATTAAGAAATGCAATCTACTCAGCTATTGATATGCACAAAAATAGAGAGATCTATAAAGAAGTAACAGCACATCCACTAAGAAAAAGATATGTGGAGAGAGGTGCGGATAATGTTCGTCTAGATTTCTCGAAGAGTGACGATGATATGCTATGA
- a CDS encoding CDP-alcohol phosphatidyltransferase family protein, translated as MNQIEQDSDYLKSLKSIETENYIDRVFYRPIGFKIASALQHTPITPNMVTIISIVIGMAGAALFYFVEPIWLTLLGILGLVTANILDCVDGQLSRLTGIKSKWGRILDGFAGDLWFLTLYIAISMRLYETTGNSIWFVVAGISLISHLNQAALTDLYKTFHLRFISKEKGKEFETYSMVKARVDNMEPGFSKFAMRVYSMYTKMQSLYTPNLQKFVDVAIDHNIEHDEEIKRNFRLGSRIVMKLVDLMTFNGRTIPLFIVALTGHIWLYFLYEIVFLWIVFFVARDQHETLCKAFSCEVKEKYEKTFR; from the coding sequence ATGAATCAAATTGAACAAGATAGTGATTATTTAAAGTCTCTAAAGTCCATAGAGACGGAGAATTATATTGATCGTGTTTTTTATAGACCTATTGGATTTAAGATTGCTAGTGCACTCCAACATACTCCGATCACACCAAACATGGTAACGATTATCAGTATTGTTATTGGTATGGCTGGTGCAGCACTCTTCTATTTTGTTGAGCCCATATGGTTAACATTACTAGGTATTTTAGGGTTAGTGACCGCTAATATCTTAGATTGTGTTGATGGACAGCTATCACGACTAACTGGAATAAAATCAAAGTGGGGCCGAATTTTAGACGGTTTTGCTGGCGACCTCTGGTTCCTAACACTCTACATAGCCATATCTATGCGACTATATGAGACCACAGGGAACAGTATATGGTTCGTTGTTGCAGGTATCTCCTTAATAAGCCACTTGAATCAAGCTGCCTTAACCGATCTCTACAAGACCTTTCACCTCCGCTTTATCAGCAAGGAGAAGGGCAAGGAATTTGAAACATACTCTATGGTCAAGGCTCGAGTAGATAATATGGAACCAGGCTTTAGCAAATTTGCAATGAGAGTTTATTCCATGTACACAAAGATGCAGTCACTATATACTCCTAATCTTCAGAAGTTCGTTGACGTAGCCATAGATCATAATATTGAGCATGACGAGGAGATAAAAAGAAATTTCAGGCTGGGGAGTAGGATTGTCATGAAACTTGTTGATTTGATGACATTCAATGGAAGAACTATCCCCCTTTTCATCGTAGCTCTAACTGGCCATATTTGGCTGTATTTCTTATATGAGATTGTTTTCTTATGGATTGTTTTCTTCGTAGCAAGAGATCAACATGAGACACTATGTAAGGCCTTCTCTTGTGAGGTTAAGGAAAAATATGAAAAGACATTCCGATGA
- a CDS encoding cell division FtsA domain-containing protein, whose protein sequence is MQDKNITVAVLDFGSNAIKLALAEKKIRGEGENAVTLEDFIKVIYYDYEPSEGAILRGVIRNLSDTANKVQRLITRAEEATGVSIRSLYVLVDGQGLQSKLYSANLEFSEPQEIKNSDLEELLKLVTPEPNKFNFENPYARFYVGGTYAERPVGVKGLNLRGEFQFFQTEQYVIENIYDVLESKLDLEVISFWVAPALLGEKFLTDEQMRIGSAIIDFGAETTSIAIYKNGFLEGLRVLPIGSQQITNDLTYLQISPQEAERLKISEGTVLLDLKENDPIQVFSADMHTKKEVTRYRVNQYIEARMREIVDNVKRIIEQFVGAEKLNGGIIITGGGSLIKGLQTYLIEMLGTSVEHASFFVSGDSRNIEFLSKYGTLSLYSMLIRGTVSCTEFTEIPIEEESTEAVVTDIVPESDSSAGLPNPKQESLFVDDDFPDAPLDPESSEINGYQKEDVFSSEDVKSSNTQPQEKRRKSSRTRKKKNGFWDTLKGLLPFDDFDEMDSDDETV, encoded by the coding sequence ATGCAAGATAAAAATATTACGGTAGCCGTGCTGGATTTTGGGAGTAATGCCATAAAACTAGCACTAGCTGAAAAAAAGATCCGAGGAGAGGGCGAGAATGCTGTCACTCTTGAGGATTTCATAAAAGTCATTTATTACGATTACGAACCTAGTGAGGGGGCTATCTTAAGAGGTGTCATAAGGAATCTAAGCGACACAGCAAATAAGGTCCAACGATTAATTACAAGAGCCGAAGAAGCTACTGGCGTATCCATTAGAAGTCTCTATGTGTTGGTGGATGGACAGGGATTACAGAGCAAGCTGTATTCTGCGAATCTCGAATTTTCAGAGCCTCAGGAGATTAAAAATAGTGACCTCGAGGAGTTGCTAAAGTTGGTTACTCCAGAGCCGAATAAATTTAATTTTGAGAATCCTTACGCACGGTTCTACGTGGGAGGGACCTATGCAGAACGTCCTGTGGGGGTTAAGGGGCTAAATCTTAGGGGAGAGTTTCAGTTCTTTCAAACCGAGCAATACGTTATTGAGAATATATACGATGTACTGGAGAGTAAGCTAGACCTAGAGGTGATCTCATTTTGGGTCGCTCCTGCATTGTTGGGAGAGAAGTTTTTGACCGACGAGCAGATGAGGATTGGTTCAGCTATCATTGATTTTGGAGCAGAGACAACCTCTATTGCGATATATAAAAATGGTTTTCTAGAGGGCTTGAGAGTGTTACCTATCGGTAGCCAACAGATTACTAATGATCTAACCTATCTACAAATTAGCCCGCAGGAAGCCGAACGCTTGAAGATAAGTGAGGGTACCGTACTCTTAGATCTGAAAGAAAATGATCCCATCCAAGTCTTCTCAGCCGACATGCATACCAAGAAGGAAGTTACTCGATATCGAGTAAATCAGTACATCGAAGCTCGTATGCGTGAGATTGTTGATAATGTTAAGAGGATTATTGAGCAATTTGTGGGGGCAGAGAAGCTTAATGGAGGTATAATAATTACTGGAGGAGGGTCTCTGATCAAAGGACTTCAAACCTATCTGATCGAGATGTTGGGGACATCCGTGGAGCATGCTTCCTTCTTTGTTAGTGGAGATTCTAGAAACATCGAGTTCTTATCAAAGTATGGCACCCTTTCTCTCTACTCAATGCTGATTAGAGGGACGGTTAGCTGTACTGAATTTACAGAAATACCAATTGAGGAGGAGTCAACGGAAGCGGTTGTAACTGATATAGTACCTGAGTCTGACTCATCAGCTGGTCTCCCTAACCCTAAGCAAGAATCGTTATTTGTTGACGATGATTTTCCGGATGCTCCTTTGGATCCAGAGTCATCGGAGATCAATGGATATCAAAAAGAAGACGTTTTTAGTAGTGAAGATGTCAAGAGTAGCAATACTCAGCCACAAGAAAAACGTAGGAAAAGTAGTCGAACTCGCAAAAAGAAAAATGGCTTTTGGGATACATTGAAGGGATTACTCCCATTTGATGATTTTGACGAAATGGATTCGGACGATGAAACTGTATGA
- a CDS encoding DUF4837 family protein, with protein sequence MNVKIYHWICKVLLSLVLVSSLLFSAGCNSKKKSAGLFGATGKPLDMVVILPNNYDNDDVKDSIRNIFEKPVMILPQIEPMQSLMFTTQQNFVSMFKTMRNVLYISIDPEKYSRPKITISKDDYAEGQIIIHAKAESLEAFYYLLQQKGEYLSQMIYNEELSRLSKSLETTYASAVTKMVEDSIGGVTINPRVGLEFVTGQKDFVWASDQGGLKKGRSDIIVYSFPYRDRSDVTFSVEYLVHKRDSVMKRNLHGQYPNSYMTTEKIVTPVLKKYKMNDEFRAEMRGLWAMEGDMMGGPFVSHAILDADAKRVIVAEVLVFHPHDTKRNLLLYNEAALYTFRLEGTDFTTHSGQDEDKGNKDLDNE encoded by the coding sequence ATGAATGTTAAGATATATCATTGGATATGTAAGGTTCTATTAAGCCTAGTCCTAGTTTCGTCATTGCTTTTTTCAGCTGGCTGTAACTCTAAGAAGAAGAGTGCGGGCCTCTTTGGAGCTACAGGTAAGCCTTTGGACATGGTAGTAATATTACCTAATAATTATGACAATGATGACGTTAAAGATAGCATTCGAAACATCTTTGAGAAGCCGGTGATGATTCTTCCACAGATTGAGCCAATGCAGAGCCTGATGTTTACCACTCAGCAAAACTTTGTCTCAATGTTTAAGACCATGCGTAATGTACTGTATATAAGCATTGATCCGGAGAAGTATTCACGACCAAAAATCACAATATCAAAGGATGATTACGCAGAAGGACAGATTATAATCCACGCAAAAGCTGAAAGCTTGGAGGCCTTTTACTATCTGCTTCAGCAAAAAGGTGAGTATCTGTCTCAAATGATATATAATGAGGAGCTCTCACGCCTCTCAAAATCGTTAGAAACAACGTATGCAAGTGCGGTGACCAAAATGGTGGAGGACTCGATTGGCGGTGTAACGATCAATCCTCGAGTAGGGCTGGAGTTTGTTACTGGGCAGAAAGATTTTGTATGGGCTTCAGATCAAGGGGGACTAAAAAAGGGAAGGTCTGACATAATCGTGTATTCTTTTCCGTATCGAGATCGTTCGGATGTGACTTTCTCTGTGGAATACTTGGTACACAAGAGGGATAGTGTGATGAAGAGGAATCTCCATGGTCAATACCCAAACTCATACATGACCACAGAAAAAATCGTCACTCCAGTACTTAAGAAATACAAGATGAATGATGAATTCCGTGCGGAGATGCGAGGCCTGTGGGCTATGGAAGGTGATATGATGGGAGGTCCTTTCGTCTCTCACGCCATCCTTGATGCAGATGCTAAGAGAGTCATAGTGGCAGAGGTACTTGTCTTTCACCCACACGATACCAAACGTAATCTGCTACTGTATAATGAAGCAGCTCTATATACATTTAGATTAGAAGGAACAGACTTCACGACCCACTCAGGTCAGGACGAGGATAAGGGTAATAAAGATTTGGATAATGAATAA
- a CDS encoding cation:proton antiporter, translated as MKDKRLKREISFYVLMLLVGIGVVLYISHLSQLHSPTSDATADSNSFMEGVAHNFNTFIGFISDHIVSHFGLLLLQIIIILLAARLVAWFFTKIGQPSVIGEIIAGIILGPSVFGLIFPSGFEFLFPEESLYSISLLSQFGLILFMFVIGMELDLGQIKKNLKKAFIISHAGIIFPFILGAILAVFLFEDYAGEKSAILPFALFVGVSMSVTAFPVLARIIQEQGKMQTRLGMLSMASAANGDITAWCIVAVIVAIAQAGSAASAIFTVIAAILYMLLMFFIVRPAFKVVGNVYNTTETANKGLIAMIFLTLLISSYLTEVLGLHALFGAFIAGVVMPDDINFRHVLTEKVEDVSLALFLPLFFVSSGLQTEIGLLNTSAHWLITAGITLVAILGKVGGTYVASRVVGEQKRDSLYMGILMNTRGLMELIILNMGYQFGILSPVVYAMLVIMTLVTTFMTTPTLKLMEKLWPKIKTGISDTFKVLFSFGRSRTGKVMLNLVETFFGDRKEVVDVTGMHMTIGESASFSDAELFRRSNFEPIEKYAGELGISIKEHYEITENATASIIRASGDLYSDLLLVGAGLDLSSLPEDIELNKKHNDFKSLFRVSFSKASGIFNIAQFFKNKTEIFVNDASSSVGIVVNRGLKAPARSILAVNYKKEASYMSLLDFLTTGIREGSEVKRLNYKDITNYTAQQFSAHDLLILPYNLWKDIVDNNPEFIALVPTTLLLHSRMTPDESIA; from the coding sequence GTGAAGGATAAACGATTAAAACGAGAGATAAGTTTTTATGTATTGATGTTATTGGTAGGAATCGGTGTTGTTTTATACATTTCACACCTATCCCAACTTCACTCTCCTACCTCAGATGCCACAGCAGACTCCAACTCTTTTATGGAGGGAGTGGCACATAACTTCAATACTTTCATTGGCTTTATATCAGACCATATAGTTTCGCACTTTGGTCTCCTGTTATTACAAATCATCATCATACTACTTGCAGCACGCTTAGTAGCATGGTTCTTCACTAAAATAGGACAACCCTCAGTCATTGGTGAGATCATTGCAGGTATTATATTAGGGCCGTCCGTTTTCGGACTTATCTTTCCAAGCGGATTTGAATTTTTATTTCCCGAAGAGAGCCTTTATAGCATATCTCTACTAAGTCAGTTTGGTCTGATCCTCTTCATGTTCGTAATAGGCATGGAACTGGATCTAGGACAGATAAAGAAGAACCTCAAAAAAGCCTTTATCATATCACATGCTGGGATTATCTTCCCCTTTATTCTTGGAGCTATCCTAGCGGTATTCCTATTCGAAGATTATGCAGGGGAGAAAAGTGCTATTCTTCCTTTCGCTCTGTTTGTAGGAGTCTCAATGAGTGTAACCGCTTTTCCGGTACTCGCTAGAATTATACAAGAGCAGGGTAAGATGCAAACCCGACTGGGTATGCTCTCTATGGCATCCGCTGCCAATGGAGATATTACCGCGTGGTGTATTGTAGCTGTGATCGTAGCGATCGCACAAGCTGGGTCAGCTGCTAGTGCTATCTTTACAGTCATTGCTGCCATCTTGTACATGCTATTGATGTTCTTTATTGTGAGGCCAGCCTTTAAAGTCGTGGGTAATGTGTATAACACCACTGAGACTGCCAATAAAGGTCTGATAGCCATGATTTTCCTCACGTTACTCATTTCCTCATACCTCACAGAGGTATTAGGATTACATGCTCTGTTTGGTGCATTTATTGCTGGTGTTGTGATGCCAGACGATATTAACTTCCGACATGTCCTGACCGAAAAGGTCGAGGATGTCTCACTTGCACTCTTCCTTCCTCTTTTCTTTGTCTCTAGTGGACTACAAACGGAGATCGGATTGCTGAATACCTCGGCACACTGGCTGATCACTGCAGGCATCACACTTGTAGCGATTCTTGGAAAGGTAGGCGGTACATACGTAGCCTCTAGGGTAGTAGGCGAGCAAAAGCGGGATAGCTTATACATGGGGATTCTAATGAATACACGTGGATTGATGGAGTTAATCATACTAAACATGGGATACCAATTTGGTATTCTTTCTCCAGTAGTGTATGCTATGTTAGTCATCATGACCCTAGTAACTACCTTTATGACGACACCGACCTTAAAGCTCATGGAAAAGCTTTGGCCAAAAATCAAAACGGGCATTTCAGATACCTTCAAAGTCCTCTTTTCATTTGGACGTAGTCGCACTGGTAAAGTGATGCTTAACTTAGTTGAAACATTTTTTGGTGATCGGAAAGAGGTCGTCGATGTTACCGGGATGCACATGACTATCGGAGAATCTGCTAGCTTCTCCGATGCTGAACTATTCAGGAGAAGTAATTTCGAACCCATTGAGAAATATGCTGGTGAATTAGGAATCAGCATTAAAGAGCACTATGAGATCACCGAAAATGCAACCGCCTCTATCATACGAGCCTCAGGTGATCTATATAGCGACTTACTACTCGTAGGAGCAGGATTGGATCTATCTTCACTACCAGAAGATATTGAATTAAATAAGAAACATAACGACTTTAAGTCGCTTTTTAGAGTCTCTTTTTCCAAAGCATCTGGTATCTTCAATATAGCACAGTTCTTTAAGAATAAGACGGAAATATTTGTGAATGATGCTTCCTCTTCCGTTGGGATTGTAGTGAATAGAGGACTTAAAGCTCCAGCACGATCTATCCTTGCAGTGAATTACAAAAAAGAGGCTAGCTATATGAGCTTGCTTGACTTTCTAACTACAGGAATCCGTGAAGGTTCTGAAGTAAAGAGATTAAATTATAAGGATATAACGAATTACACTGCTCAGCAATTTTCAGCACATGATTTATTGATCCTACCATATAACTTATGGAAAGACATTGTTGATAATAATCCAGAATTCATTGCACTGGTACCTACTACACTATTATTACATTCAAGGATGACCCCTGATGAAAGTATAGCGTAA
- a CDS encoding Ig-like domain-containing protein yields MKRSNINHSILQLTVVAVLLVSIFYGCANKVPPAGGPYDETPPRLIKSKPSNKALNSKAQKVVLYFDEYVKLEDVANKVIISPPQLKNPKVMAVGKRIIVDLKDDLRDSTTYTIDFTDAIVDNNEGNPLENFSFAFSTGSELDTMEVSGKVLSMRNHEPVQGITVGIHPAEDGWNAFTDTIFQRMSRTSSHAFFVLRNIKQGRYRIYALKESDGNYKHDMPTEGIAFLDSIITTSSMPAVRNDTLWVDSLTVDTIKEVNYTRYTPDNLVLMYYETETPRRYISKRERPDSMQLELTFNLPLAEDLVVTPIDSLYVSIATKEDSTKDSYILDRKGDGVINIYFSDPKWKAYNKFEVRYQSVDSLLQPIIVRDSITLKVKRSEEDSKKSKPNLRDNGMEELNDSVTPKPKSPFTLKVEHKGDGGIRDSIIFSTSLPIDTTAFKGIELFNANDSILKPVEIDKISLLPGRTTVGVIEAQLSYNTSYELYFDSLAFIDSFGHHLDETAVDAFKTKPKDEFSHLTISVQGVSGPFIGELLNMQDKPIRVLMSEKPNFVFRDLKPDKYAFRLILDRNNNKKWDPGNYKDSIQPEQVYYAPKIFELMQNWDVKESFNPLETPLDKQKPKELIKNKPKEKKKRDLNKEREEEMKRRNQSQRGGLGGFGGAARGAGRMGGFQTATR; encoded by the coding sequence GTGAAGAGGTCAAATATAAATCATTCAATCTTACAGCTCACTGTTGTAGCTGTTTTGCTCGTAAGCATATTTTACGGTTGTGCCAATAAAGTACCACCAGCAGGTGGTCCGTACGATGAGACACCGCCCAGACTCATCAAGAGTAAGCCTAGTAATAAGGCTTTAAACTCAAAGGCTCAGAAGGTGGTACTATACTTTGATGAGTATGTAAAGCTAGAAGATGTTGCTAATAAAGTGATAATCTCTCCGCCGCAGTTGAAAAACCCAAAAGTTATGGCTGTCGGAAAGCGTATTATCGTTGACCTCAAAGATGATCTCAGAGATAGTACTACCTATACAATAGACTTTACTGATGCTATTGTGGATAATAACGAAGGCAACCCTCTGGAGAACTTCTCCTTTGCCTTTAGTACTGGATCAGAATTGGATACCATGGAAGTCTCTGGTAAGGTCCTATCTATGAGAAATCATGAACCCGTTCAGGGCATCACTGTAGGTATTCATCCAGCTGAGGACGGTTGGAATGCCTTTACAGATACCATATTTCAGAGAATGAGCCGTACCTCTAGCCATGCTTTTTTTGTTCTGAGAAATATAAAGCAAGGGCGTTATAGGATTTATGCCCTAAAGGAGAGTGATGGTAATTACAAGCATGATATGCCTACGGAAGGGATTGCTTTTCTGGATTCTATTATTACGACGAGCTCTATGCCTGCTGTCCGTAATGATACTCTTTGGGTTGACTCCCTTACAGTCGATACCATCAAGGAGGTGAATTATACTAGATATACGCCTGATAACTTAGTACTTATGTACTATGAGACGGAGACGCCACGACGTTATATTTCTAAGCGAGAGCGTCCAGACTCTATGCAGTTGGAATTGACCTTCAATCTCCCTCTCGCTGAAGATCTGGTCGTTACGCCTATTGATTCGCTTTATGTGTCCATTGCTACTAAGGAGGATTCTACCAAGGATAGTTACATTTTAGATAGAAAGGGTGATGGTGTGATAAATATTTATTTCTCAGACCCGAAGTGGAAGGCGTATAATAAATTTGAAGTTAGATACCAGTCTGTGGATTCTTTATTACAGCCTATCATTGTTCGAGATAGTATTACTCTCAAGGTTAAGAGGTCTGAGGAGGATAGTAAGAAGTCAAAACCTAATCTCAGGGATAATGGTATGGAGGAGCTAAATGATTCAGTTACACCAAAGCCTAAGAGTCCATTTACTCTCAAGGTGGAGCATAAAGGTGACGGAGGAATCAGGGATTCTATTATTTTCTCGACTTCTCTCCCGATAGATACCACAGCCTTCAAGGGCATAGAATTATTTAATGCCAATGATAGTATCCTTAAGCCAGTAGAGATTGATAAGATAAGCCTCCTGCCTGGTAGGACAACTGTAGGGGTCATCGAAGCCCAACTTTCATATAATACCTCTTATGAGCTCTACTTTGATAGCTTAGCCTTTATTGATTCATTTGGGCATCATTTAGATGAGACAGCGGTGGACGCTTTTAAGACTAAGCCAAAAGATGAATTTTCACATCTCACTATTTCCGTACAGGGCGTCTCTGGCCCATTCATTGGAGAGCTTCTCAATATGCAGGATAAGCCCATTAGGGTACTCATGAGTGAAAAGCCTAATTTTGTGTTCCGTGACCTCAAGCCAGATAAGTATGCTTTTCGTCTTATCCTGGATAGGAATAATAACAAGAAATGGGATCCCGGGAATTATAAGGATTCAATCCAGCCTGAGCAGGTTTATTATGCTCCGAAAATCTTTGAGCTGATGCAGAACTGGGATGTAAAAGAGAGCTTTAACCCATTAGAGACCCCTCTTGATAAGCAAAAACCGAAGGAACTTATCAAGAATAAGCCAAAGGAGAAAAAGAAGCGAGACCTTAATAAGGAGCGTGAGGAGGAAATGAAACGTCGTAATCAGTCTCAACGAGGAGGCCTAGGAGGCTTTGGAGGTGCTGCACGTGGTGCTGGTCGGATGGGTGGCTTCCAAACAGCAACAAGATAA